The Brachionichthys hirsutus isolate HB-005 chromosome 3, CSIRO-AGI_Bhir_v1, whole genome shotgun sequence genome has a window encoding:
- the rspo1 gene encoding R-spondin-1, whose translation MQLGLVVLTMFFLSSVGHSHAVKLSRARRQRRVITEGPSSCPKGCDRCSEYNGCVKCKPKLFIFLERNDVRQIGVCLASCPVGYFGMRNPEGNNRCTQCKIDNCEACFNRNFCTKCKEGLYSHSGRCYVSCPPDQRTANQTMECVGQRPAECELGEWSQWSSCMKKNKTCGFKKGSQSRVRVPILQARGPDASLAFVPSQTCGPQTEKKKCIVTKTPCVRARKTKGGRQDGKNRRGRENARGRERQGKDGDRGEEKKRRGRSRTTTVPSITVSSGS comes from the exons ATGCAGCTGGGACTGGTGGTGCTGACAATGTTCTTCCTCAGCTCCGTGGGTCACAGTCATGCTGTCAAGCTCTCCAGGGCAAGAAGGCAGAGACGGG TTATCACCGAGGGGCCGTCATCTTGCCCCAAAGGCTGCGACCGATGCTCTGAGTATAATGGCTGCGTTAAATGTAAGCCGAAGCTTTTCATCTTCCTAGAGCGCAATGACGTCCGTCAGATAGGCGTGTGCCTCGCCTCATGCCCTGTGGGATACTTTGGCATGAGGAACCCGGAAGGCAACAACAGATGCACCc AATGTAAAATAGACAATTGTGAAGCGTGTTTCAATCGCAATTTTTGCACAAAATGTAAGGAGGGCTTGTATTCACACAGTGGGCGATGTTACGTCAGCTGCCCTCCAGACCAGCGCACTGCCAACCAGACAATGGAATGTGTCG GTCAGCGCCCTGCAGAATGTGAACTGGGGGAGTGGAGCCAATGGAGTTCCTGCatgaagaagaacaaaacatgTGGATTTAAGAAAGGATCTCAGTCTCGGGTTCGTGTGCCGATTCTGCAGGCCCGCGGCCCGGACGCCTCTTTGGCCTTCGTACCCTCACAGACCTGTGGTCCgcagacagagaaaaagaagTGCATTGTGACAAAGACGCCCTGCGTGagag CAAGGAAGACTAAAGGAGGTCGACAAGACGGTAAAAACAGGAGAGGGCGGGAGAATGCACGGGGACGAGAACGACAGGGCAAAGATGGcgacagaggagaagagaagaaaagaagaggcCGCAGCAGGACCACCACTGTTCCCAGCATCACAGTCAGCTCTGGTTCTTAA